From Micromonospora rhizosphaerae, the proteins below share one genomic window:
- a CDS encoding NUDIX hydrolase translates to MSRQPPPWLEPLLGRLGTARAEDFTRLATPDSGGRESAVLVLLGEEPGAGPDVLVLQRAATLRNHAGQPAFPGGAADPEDADASATALREANEEVGLDPTSVTVLAELPKLWIPVSDFVVTPVLAWWHAPHPVHPREPAEVAHVARLPIAELVDPENRMRVRHPSGWIGPAFSARGMVVWGFTAGVLATLLEMGGWARPWPPGRVVDLPPTGAAPAPSAGTDEVDEMAGPLT, encoded by the coding sequence GTGAGCCGGCAGCCGCCGCCGTGGCTGGAACCGCTGCTCGGCCGGCTCGGCACCGCCCGCGCCGAGGACTTCACCCGGCTCGCCACCCCGGACAGCGGCGGCCGGGAGAGCGCCGTGCTGGTGCTGCTCGGCGAGGAGCCGGGCGCCGGGCCGGACGTGCTGGTCCTCCAGCGCGCGGCCACCCTGCGCAACCACGCCGGCCAGCCGGCCTTCCCCGGCGGGGCGGCCGACCCGGAGGACGCCGACGCCAGCGCGACCGCGCTGCGGGAGGCGAACGAGGAGGTCGGGCTCGACCCCACCAGCGTCACCGTCCTCGCCGAGCTGCCGAAGCTCTGGATCCCGGTCAGCGACTTCGTGGTCACCCCGGTGCTCGCCTGGTGGCACGCCCCGCACCCGGTGCACCCCCGGGAGCCGGCCGAGGTCGCGCACGTCGCCCGGCTGCCGATCGCCGAGCTGGTGGACCCGGAGAACCGGATGCGGGTACGCCACCCGAGCGGCTGGATCGGTCCGGCCTTCTCGGCGCGCGGCATGGTGGTCTGGGGCTTCACCGCCGGCGTGCTGGCCACGCTGCTCGAAATGGGCGGCTGGGCCCGGCCGTGGCCGCCAGGCAGGGTGGTGGACCTGCCGCCGACCGGGGCCGCCCCGGCGCCCTCCGCCGGGACGGACGAGGTCGACGAGATGGCGGGTCCGCTGACCTGA
- a CDS encoding adenosylcobinamide amidohydrolase — protein sequence MLSEPFLTTRHEDGWNIPLLVWRAADEPLLAVGSAPLGGGIGVRRWVVNATVPMTYHRDDPAAHLAELADRLGLDGPGVGLLTGVDVAEVVTRADTGVRVWATVGLGTPVWAAAPTPAAPAQRVGTVNIVAYVPARLGDAALVNAVATATEAKAQAIWELGLPATGTPTDAVTVLCPAEGEPAPYGGPRSTWGAPLARAVHAAVLAGGAGEVVPWSDRRLA from the coding sequence GTGCTGAGTGAGCCGTTTCTGACCACCCGTCACGAGGACGGGTGGAACATCCCGTTGCTGGTGTGGCGCGCCGCCGACGAGCCGCTGCTCGCGGTCGGCTCCGCCCCGCTCGGCGGCGGGATCGGCGTACGGCGATGGGTGGTCAACGCGACCGTGCCGATGACGTACCACCGGGACGACCCCGCCGCCCACCTGGCCGAGCTGGCCGACCGGCTCGGCCTGGACGGGCCCGGGGTCGGGCTGTTGACCGGGGTCGACGTGGCCGAGGTGGTGACCCGGGCCGACACCGGGGTGCGGGTCTGGGCGACGGTCGGGCTCGGCACCCCGGTCTGGGCCGCCGCGCCCACGCCGGCGGCGCCCGCGCAGCGCGTCGGCACGGTCAACATCGTGGCGTACGTCCCGGCCCGGCTCGGCGATGCCGCGCTGGTCAACGCGGTGGCCACGGCCACCGAGGCGAAGGCCCAGGCGATCTGGGAGCTGGGGCTCCCCGCCACCGGCACCCCCACCGACGCGGTCACCGTCCTCTGCCCGGCCGAGGGCGAGCCGGCCCCGTACGGCGGCCCACGCTCGACCTGGGGCGCCCCGCTGGCCCGGGCCGTGCACGCGGCCGTCCTGGCCGGCGGCGCCGGTGAGGTGGTGCCCTGGTCCGACCGCCGACTGGCCTGA
- a CDS encoding acetamidase/formamidase family protein: MTEVVKYRPEPDELSYTFGGREPVRRVRPGTILELYTEDCFGGRVRGVDDLPSQVCQFPYLNPVTGPIHVEGAEPGDTLAVHLVAIEPARDWAVSTTFPHFGALTGTHTTATLHPPLDEVVWRYDVDVAAGTVTYRARRGDYSVELPLDPMHGTAGVAPAAFEARMTITPDAHGGNMDSPELRAGVTAYFGVNVPGALFALGDGHCRQGHGEVCGTGVEAAMNTTVVVDVIKGAGTPWPRLESDDALMCTGSARPLEDAYRISQHDLVTWTAELVGMDQLDAYQLISQAGEAPVGNVCDPNYTMVAKVDKRYLGGVSGYDGVHARLREVAQDYLTHR; encoded by the coding sequence ATGACCGAGGTCGTCAAGTACCGGCCGGAGCCGGATGAGCTCTCCTACACCTTCGGCGGGCGTGAGCCGGTGCGTCGCGTACGTCCGGGCACGATCCTCGAGCTGTACACCGAGGACTGCTTCGGCGGGCGGGTCCGCGGCGTGGACGACCTGCCCTCGCAGGTGTGCCAGTTTCCTTACCTCAACCCGGTGACCGGACCGATCCACGTGGAGGGCGCCGAGCCGGGGGACACCCTGGCCGTCCATCTCGTCGCCATCGAGCCGGCCCGCGACTGGGCGGTGTCCACCACCTTTCCGCACTTCGGCGCGCTCACCGGTACGCACACCACGGCCACTCTGCATCCGCCGCTCGATGAGGTGGTCTGGCGGTACGACGTCGACGTCGCCGCGGGGACGGTGACGTATCGGGCGCGGCGCGGCGACTACTCGGTCGAGCTGCCGTTGGACCCGATGCACGGCACCGCGGGGGTGGCACCGGCCGCCTTCGAGGCGCGGATGACGATCACGCCGGATGCGCACGGCGGCAACATGGACAGCCCGGAACTGCGGGCCGGGGTCACCGCGTACTTCGGCGTGAACGTTCCGGGAGCACTGTTCGCCCTCGGCGACGGGCACTGCCGGCAGGGCCACGGCGAGGTCTGCGGCACCGGCGTCGAGGCAGCCATGAACACGACCGTCGTGGTGGACGTCATCAAGGGCGCGGGCACGCCGTGGCCTCGACTGGAATCCGACGACGCCCTGATGTGCACCGGCTCGGCGCGCCCGCTCGAGGACGCCTACCGGATCAGCCAGCACGACCTGGTCACCTGGACCGCCGAGCTGGTTGGCATGGACCAACTCGACGCATATCAGCTGATCAGTCAGGCCGGCGAGGCGCCGGTCGGCAACGTGTGCGATCCGAACTACACCATGGTCGCCAAGGTGGACAAGCGCTACCTCGGTGGGGTGAGCGGGTACGACGGGGTGCACGCCCGCCTGCGCGAGGTGGCCCAGGACTACCTGACCCACCGCTGA
- a CDS encoding APC family permease: MTQSPDPSTADAAIERFGYRQELSRSLSFTDLLIYGLIFMVPIAPFGIFGSVYAGSGGMVALAYLIGMVAMMFTALSYAQMVRAFPMAGSVYTYTGRGIAPPVGFLAGWVILLDYVLVPGLLYLVASVAMHSLVPAVPVWAWLVAFVVLNTVVNYLGIQLTAKVNRVMLAAELVVLVIFLVIGVVALAQGKGDGFSLRPLFNSDTFSWPLVFGAVSIAVLSFLGFDGISMLAEESREEARQIGRAMVAALLLAGALFIVQTWVAAMLVPDAGDLLANGDPEGTAFYDAAEVAGGGWLRGLTALATAIAWGFANSLVAQAATSRLLYAMARDRQMPRFLARVNPRHKVPANATLLVAGISLALGLYMASRDDGISLLSTLVNFGAMTAFLALHASVVVHYVVRGGSRDWLRHLVVPVIGFLILLYVVINAKVAAQMLGFAWLGVGVIVLIAFYATGRRPELAALAETGHDTTDQPVKEPT, translated from the coding sequence GTGACCCAATCCCCGGATCCGTCCACAGCCGACGCCGCGATCGAGCGGTTCGGTTATCGCCAGGAACTGAGCCGTTCGCTCAGCTTCACCGACCTGCTCATCTACGGGTTGATCTTCATGGTGCCGATCGCCCCGTTCGGCATCTTCGGCAGTGTGTACGCCGGCTCCGGCGGAATGGTGGCCCTGGCGTACCTCATCGGCATGGTCGCGATGATGTTCACCGCACTGTCGTACGCGCAGATGGTCCGCGCGTTCCCGATGGCCGGCTCGGTCTACACCTACACCGGACGCGGCATCGCGCCGCCCGTCGGCTTCCTGGCCGGCTGGGTGATCCTGCTCGATTACGTGCTCGTGCCCGGCCTGCTCTATCTGGTGGCCAGCGTGGCGATGCACTCCCTCGTGCCCGCCGTGCCGGTGTGGGCATGGCTGGTGGCCTTCGTGGTGCTCAACACGGTCGTCAACTACCTCGGCATCCAGTTGACCGCCAAGGTCAACCGCGTCATGCTCGCCGCCGAGCTGGTCGTCCTGGTGATCTTCCTGGTCATCGGGGTGGTCGCGCTCGCCCAGGGCAAGGGCGACGGCTTCTCGCTGCGGCCACTGTTCAACTCGGACACCTTCTCCTGGCCGCTGGTGTTCGGCGCGGTGTCCATCGCCGTGCTGTCCTTCCTCGGCTTCGACGGCATCTCGATGCTGGCGGAGGAGAGCCGCGAGGAGGCCCGCCAGATCGGCCGGGCCATGGTCGCGGCGCTGCTGCTCGCCGGCGCCCTCTTCATCGTGCAGACCTGGGTGGCGGCGATGCTCGTACCGGACGCGGGCGACCTGCTCGCGAACGGCGATCCCGAGGGTACGGCGTTCTACGACGCAGCGGAGGTCGCCGGTGGCGGCTGGCTGCGGGGGCTGACCGCCCTGGCCACCGCGATCGCGTGGGGCTTCGCCAACTCCCTGGTGGCCCAGGCCGCCACCTCCCGCCTGCTGTACGCGATGGCGCGCGACCGGCAGATGCCGCGCTTCCTCGCCCGGGTCAACCCGAGACACAAGGTGCCGGCCAACGCCACCCTGCTGGTCGCCGGCATTTCCCTGGCGCTCGGCCTCTACATGGCCAGCCGGGACGACGGGATCTCGCTGCTGTCCACCCTGGTCAACTTCGGCGCGATGACGGCGTTCCTGGCGCTGCACGCCTCGGTCGTGGTGCACTACGTGGTCCGCGGTGGCAGCCGGGACTGGTTGCGGCACCTCGTGGTGCCGGTGATCGGGTTCCTGATCCTGCTCTACGTCGTGATCAACGCCAAGGTCGCCGCTCAGATGCTCGGCTTCGCCTGGTTGGGCGTCGGCGTGATCGTCCTGATCGCCTTCTACGCGACCGGCCGACGTCCCGAACTGGCCGCTCTCGCGGAGACCGGACACGACACCACCGACCAGCCCGTCAAGGAGCCCACATGA
- a CDS encoding TetR/AcrR family transcriptional regulator, which produces MPVASTRVARQERSRATQARLLEATVECLVEHGWSGTTTTVVAARAGVSRGAQLHHYPTKAALVTAAVAHLTERRAVELRTEADALPAGPRRLDGVVDLLAAAFTGPLFVAALELWVAARTDAELRAALVPLEARMGREMHRLTLELLGVDERQPGVREAVQATLDLLRGLGVANLLSDDSARRTALLHTWKRQLAALLAPDEGPPANAR; this is translated from the coding sequence ATGCCCGTCGCATCGACTCGCGTGGCTCGGCAGGAACGCAGCCGCGCCACCCAGGCCCGGCTGCTGGAGGCGACCGTCGAGTGCCTTGTCGAGCACGGTTGGTCCGGCACCACCACGACCGTGGTGGCGGCCCGGGCGGGCGTCTCCCGGGGCGCCCAGCTCCACCACTACCCGACCAAGGCCGCCCTGGTCACCGCCGCCGTTGCCCACCTCACCGAGCGCCGGGCCGTCGAGCTGCGCACCGAGGCCGACGCCCTGCCGGCCGGCCCGCGCCGGCTGGACGGGGTGGTCGACCTCCTCGCCGCCGCGTTCACCGGGCCGCTCTTCGTCGCCGCCCTGGAGCTGTGGGTGGCCGCCCGCACCGACGCCGAGTTGCGGGCGGCCCTGGTGCCCCTCGAGGCCCGGATGGGCCGGGAGATGCACCGGCTGACCCTCGAGCTGCTCGGGGTGGACGAGCGCCAGCCCGGCGTACGGGAGGCGGTGCAGGCAACCCTCGACCTGCTCCGCGGCCTAGGTGTCGCCAACCTGCTCAGCGACGACTCGGCCCGCCGTACCGCTTTGCTGCACACCTGGAAGCGCCAGCTCGCCGCCCTGCTCGCGCCCGACGAAGGCCCGCCCGCTAACGCCCGGTAG
- a CDS encoding TIGR03084 family metal-binding protein: MVDLTALLADLAAESEQLDALVAALPAEAWARPTPAPGWTIAHQIAHLAWTDHVARLAATDAEAFFASVTSAPDPARLVDDGAEAFLAPPAELLARWRDGRAALAAALAAVPPGEKLPWYGTRMSPASMATARIMETWAHGEDVADALGVTRPATARLRHVAHLGFRTLGHGFAAHGRPVPTAPVRLELTAPASARSELAGPAVASEDGTDGDIWAWGPAEAADRVTGPALDFCLLVTQRRHRADLALVASGPIADEWLDVAQAFAGPPGAGRQPTRVTT; the protein is encoded by the coding sequence ATGGTCGACCTGACAGCGCTGCTCGCGGATCTGGCCGCCGAGTCCGAGCAGCTCGACGCCCTCGTCGCCGCACTGCCGGCGGAGGCCTGGGCCCGACCCACGCCGGCTCCCGGATGGACGATCGCCCACCAGATCGCCCACCTGGCCTGGACCGACCACGTCGCCCGGCTCGCGGCCACCGACGCCGAGGCGTTCTTCGCGTCGGTCACCTCGGCCCCCGATCCGGCCCGGCTGGTGGACGACGGCGCCGAGGCCTTCCTCGCCCCGCCCGCCGAGCTGCTGGCCCGCTGGCGGGACGGGCGGGCGGCGCTCGCGGCGGCCCTCGCCGCCGTGCCACCCGGCGAGAAGCTGCCCTGGTACGGCACCCGGATGTCTCCCGCCTCGATGGCCACCGCCCGGATCATGGAGACCTGGGCACACGGCGAGGACGTCGCGGACGCGCTCGGCGTCACCCGCCCGGCGACGGCCCGCCTGCGGCACGTCGCCCACCTCGGCTTCCGTACCCTCGGGCACGGCTTCGCCGCCCACGGCCGCCCGGTGCCGACGGCCCCGGTCCGGCTCGAGCTGACAGCACCTGCGAGCGCGAGGAGTGAGCTCGCGGGCCCCGCAGTCGCGAGCGAAGATGGCACGGACGGCGACATCTGGGCTTGGGGGCCGGCGGAGGCCGCCGACCGGGTCACCGGGCCGGCGCTCGACTTCTGCCTGCTGGTCACCCAGCGCCGGCACCGCGCCGACCTGGCCCTGGTCGCCAGCGGCCCGATCGCCGACGAGTGGCTCGACGTGGCCCAGGCCTTCGCCGGGCCACCCGGAGCCGGCCGCCAACCCACCCGGGTGACGACATGA
- the nth gene encoding endonuclease III yields MTISSPGAIETDLGRKRRARRIGRVLTETHPDAHCELDHTNALELAVATILSAQCTDKKVNEVTPKLFARYRSAADYAGADRAELEELIRPTGFYRNKTNSLINLGRALCERYDGEVPGRLADLVTLPGIGRKTANVILGNAFGVPGITVDTHFQRLVQRWRLTTETDPVKIEHAIGALYEKRDWTMLSHRIIFHGRRVCHARKPACGACTLAKLCPSYGTGPTEPVAAAKLLKGPRARDLAAAVGIDPELVPQQAVVAEAP; encoded by the coding sequence GTGACCATCAGCTCTCCCGGCGCCATCGAGACCGACCTCGGCCGCAAGCGCCGCGCCCGGCGGATCGGCCGGGTGCTGACCGAGACCCACCCCGACGCGCACTGCGAACTCGACCACACCAACGCGTTGGAGCTCGCCGTCGCCACGATCCTCTCGGCGCAGTGCACCGACAAGAAGGTCAACGAGGTAACTCCGAAGCTCTTCGCCCGCTACCGGAGCGCCGCCGACTACGCGGGGGCGGACCGGGCCGAGCTGGAGGAGCTGATCCGGCCGACCGGCTTCTACCGCAACAAGACCAACTCCCTGATCAACCTCGGCCGGGCCCTCTGCGAGCGGTACGACGGCGAGGTCCCCGGCAGGCTGGCCGACCTGGTCACCCTCCCCGGGATCGGCCGCAAGACCGCCAACGTGATCCTCGGCAACGCCTTCGGCGTACCGGGCATCACCGTCGACACCCACTTCCAGCGGCTGGTGCAGCGGTGGCGGCTGACCACCGAGACCGACCCGGTCAAGATCGAGCACGCCATCGGCGCCCTGTACGAGAAGCGCGACTGGACCATGCTGTCGCACCGGATCATCTTCCACGGCCGGCGGGTGTGCCACGCCCGCAAGCCGGCCTGCGGCGCCTGCACCCTGGCGAAGCTCTGTCCGTCGTACGGGACCGGGCCGACCGAGCCGGTGGCGGCGGCCAAGCTGCTCAAGGGTCCCCGCGCCCGGGACCTCGCGGCGGCCGTCGGGATCGACCCGGAGCTGGTGCCGCAGCAGGCGGTCGTGGCGGAGGCGCCGTGA
- a CDS encoding Crp/Fnr family transcriptional regulator has protein sequence MDEVLARSGIFQGVDPEAAEALAKEMETIEVRKGEVVFNEGEPGDSLYILLSGKIKVGRRAADGRQNLIAVMGPSDMVGELSLFDPGPRTATATAVTDTRLVRLRKQALRPWLNNRPEIAEQLLRVLARRLRRTNDSLADLIFTDVPGRVAKNLLQMAGRFGTRDGGVLRVTHDLTQEEIAQLVGASRETVNKALADFASRGWLRLDGKSIIILDPERLARRARV, from the coding sequence ATGGACGAGGTACTGGCCCGCAGCGGGATCTTCCAGGGTGTCGACCCGGAGGCTGCCGAGGCGCTCGCCAAGGAGATGGAGACGATCGAGGTTCGCAAGGGCGAGGTCGTCTTCAACGAGGGCGAGCCCGGCGACAGTCTCTACATCCTGCTGTCCGGCAAGATCAAGGTTGGCCGCCGCGCGGCGGACGGCCGGCAGAACCTGATCGCCGTGATGGGCCCGTCGGACATGGTCGGCGAGCTGTCGCTCTTCGACCCCGGCCCGCGTACGGCGACGGCGACGGCGGTGACCGACACCCGCCTGGTGCGGCTGCGCAAGCAGGCGCTGCGGCCGTGGCTGAACAACCGGCCGGAGATCGCCGAGCAGCTGCTGCGGGTGCTGGCCCGCCGGCTGCGCCGGACGAACGACTCGCTGGCCGACCTGATCTTCACCGACGTGCCCGGGCGGGTCGCCAAGAACCTGCTCCAGATGGCCGGCCGGTTCGGCACCCGCGACGGCGGCGTGCTGCGGGTGACCCACGACCTGACCCAGGAGGAGATCGCCCAGCTCGTCGGCGCCTCCCGGGAAACCGTCAACAAGGCGCTCGCCGACTTCGCGTCGCGGGGCTGGCTGCGGCTGGACGGCAAGAGCATCATCATCCTCGACCCGGAGCGCCTGGCCCGCCGCGCCCGGGTCTGA
- a CDS encoding TlpA family protein disulfide reductase has protein sequence MTRRFAALLVPVLLAVAGCTATDQQAAPPTATRPERPSPFADCATLTSAPASVAPAPAGGPGQPLPELTLSCFTGGAPVDLRDLRGPAVINVWASWCPPCRKELPAFQRLSDRSAGRFQVVGINSRDSRSAAQSIGEDFGVRFPMLVDQGDALQRALNRNAFPLTLFVDAEGRVRHTDATGALDDARLAALVRQHLGVEMSA, from the coding sequence GTGACCCGCCGATTCGCGGCCTTGCTCGTCCCGGTGCTGCTGGCGGTCGCCGGCTGCACCGCAACCGATCAGCAGGCGGCGCCACCGACGGCCACCCGGCCCGAGCGGCCCTCGCCGTTCGCCGACTGCGCCACGCTGACCAGCGCGCCGGCATCGGTCGCTCCCGCGCCGGCCGGCGGGCCGGGGCAGCCGCTGCCCGAGCTGACCCTCTCCTGCTTCACCGGCGGCGCCCCGGTCGACCTGCGCGACCTCCGGGGCCCGGCGGTGATCAACGTCTGGGCCTCCTGGTGCCCGCCCTGCCGAAAGGAGCTACCGGCCTTCCAGCGGCTCAGTGACCGCTCCGCCGGCCGGTTCCAGGTGGTCGGGATCAACAGCCGGGACAGCCGCAGCGCCGCGCAGTCCATCGGCGAGGACTTCGGCGTGCGCTTCCCGATGCTGGTCGACCAGGGCGACGCGCTGCAGCGGGCGCTCAACCGCAACGCCTTCCCGCTGACCCTCTTCGTCGACGCCGAGGGGCGGGTCCGGCACACCGACGCCACCGGGGCGCTCGACGACGCTCGCCTCGCCGCGCTGGTCCGCCAGCACCTCGGCGTGGAGATGAGCGCGTGA
- a CDS encoding metallophosphoesterase family protein, with protein sequence MLERVAVLSDIHGALPALEAVLAEPDVVSADLVVLTGDIAAGPQPVEVLDRLAALGDRACWVGGNADRELVEARAGRKSPIDVSNWAAEQLRDDQVARLAALPLTVTLPVAGLGEVLFCHATPRDDEEVVLVDSRMERWAEVFAGLPADVGTVVCGHTHMPFTRLVDRRLVVNPGSVGMPYGGAGAWWALLGAGVQLRRTGYDVDAACARVTAESGFPDAAEWADEYLRSRHSDADALAVFGPRDGR encoded by the coding sequence ATGCTGGAACGGGTCGCCGTCCTCTCCGACATCCACGGCGCGCTGCCGGCGCTGGAGGCCGTACTGGCCGAGCCGGACGTCGTCTCCGCCGACCTGGTGGTGCTCACCGGCGACATCGCCGCCGGTCCGCAGCCGGTCGAGGTGCTGGACCGGCTCGCCGCGCTGGGCGACCGGGCGTGCTGGGTCGGTGGCAACGCCGACCGGGAGCTCGTCGAGGCGCGGGCCGGCCGGAAATCCCCGATCGACGTCTCGAACTGGGCCGCCGAGCAGCTCCGGGACGACCAGGTCGCCCGGCTGGCCGCGCTGCCGCTGACCGTCACCCTGCCGGTCGCCGGCCTGGGCGAGGTGCTCTTCTGCCATGCGACGCCCCGGGACGACGAGGAGGTCGTGCTGGTCGACTCCCGGATGGAACGCTGGGCGGAGGTCTTCGCCGGGCTGCCGGCCGACGTGGGCACGGTGGTCTGCGGGCACACCCACATGCCGTTCACCCGGCTGGTCGACCGCCGGCTGGTGGTCAACCCGGGCAGCGTGGGGATGCCGTACGGCGGGGCCGGGGCGTGGTGGGCCCTGCTCGGGGCGGGAGTGCAGCTGCGCCGGACCGGGTACGACGTGGACGCCGCTTGCGCCCGGGTGACGGCCGAGTCGGGCTTCCCCGACGCCGCCGAGTGGGCCGACGAGTACCTCCGCTCCCGGCACAGCGACGCCGACGCCCTCGCCGTCTTCGGCCCCCGCGACGGCCGCTGA
- a CDS encoding CapA family protein, translating to MSAPAPSAPRPRRRLAAALGALVVALLVAGCAEDRGGEPPAPVWQPGAGGGTAGTPVPNESVQPVDVAEKTISLSATGDIIMGNAPSRLPANGGKGFFDQVKAALKADLVMGNLEEPLTDDTGTGKCGANASNCFQFRAPPEYAAHLRDAGFELLNQANNHGYDYGPQGYRNTQRALEKYGLQHTGAPDQITVVDVEGVKVAVAGFSSYVWSNSLVDIESAKKVVARAATMADLVVVQVHMGAEGADRTRVKPGTEMFFGENRGDPVRFSHAMIDAGADLVVGHGPHVLRGMEFYQGRLIAYSLGNFAGGGKSLNSDGRLGWGGVLKVSLKPDGSFAGGTFTSTYLNAVGRPTMDPDDRGLGLVRQVSRADFPEAGARLDAAGRITAP from the coding sequence ATGTCTGCTCCCGCCCCGTCCGCGCCCCGTCCACGTCGTCGGCTGGCCGCCGCTCTCGGCGCCCTTGTCGTCGCGCTCCTGGTCGCCGGCTGCGCCGAGGACCGGGGCGGGGAGCCGCCCGCGCCGGTCTGGCAGCCGGGCGCGGGCGGTGGGACCGCCGGCACCCCGGTCCCAAATGAGTCGGTGCAGCCCGTGGACGTCGCCGAGAAGACGATCTCGCTCTCCGCGACCGGCGACATCATCATGGGCAACGCGCCGTCGCGCCTGCCCGCCAACGGTGGCAAGGGCTTCTTCGACCAGGTCAAGGCGGCGCTCAAGGCCGACCTGGTGATGGGGAACCTGGAGGAGCCGCTCACCGACGACACCGGGACCGGCAAGTGCGGCGCCAACGCCTCGAACTGCTTCCAGTTCCGGGCCCCGCCGGAGTACGCGGCGCATCTGCGCGACGCCGGCTTCGAGCTGCTCAACCAGGCCAACAACCACGGCTACGACTACGGCCCGCAGGGCTACCGCAACACCCAGCGGGCCCTGGAGAAGTACGGCCTGCAGCACACCGGCGCGCCGGACCAGATCACCGTGGTCGACGTCGAGGGCGTCAAGGTGGCGGTCGCCGGCTTCTCGTCGTACGTCTGGTCCAACAGCCTGGTCGACATCGAGTCGGCGAAGAAGGTGGTGGCCCGGGCGGCCACCATGGCCGATCTGGTCGTGGTGCAGGTGCACATGGGGGCCGAGGGCGCCGACCGGACCCGGGTGAAGCCGGGCACCGAGATGTTCTTCGGCGAGAACCGGGGCGACCCGGTCCGCTTCTCGCACGCCATGATCGACGCCGGTGCCGACCTGGTCGTCGGGCACGGGCCGCACGTGCTGCGAGGCATGGAGTTCTACCAGGGGCGGCTGATCGCGTACAGCCTGGGCAACTTCGCCGGCGGTGGGAAGTCGCTGAACAGCGACGGCCGGCTCGGCTGGGGCGGGGTGCTGAAGGTCTCCCTCAAGCCGGACGGGAGCTTCGCCGGCGGCACCTTCACCTCGACGTACCTGAACGCGGTGGGCCGGCCGACCATGGACCCGGACGACCGCGGCCTCGGGCTGGTGCGGCAGGTGAGCCGCGCCGACTTCCCGGAGGCCGGGGCCCGGTTGGACGCGGCGGGCCGGATCACCGCGCCGTAG